One window of the Staphylococcus equorum genome contains the following:
- the addB gene encoding helicase-exonuclease AddAB subunit AddB, translated as MELNAYIGRAGTGKSHEIIEEIKSKMKQDPLGDPIVLIAPTQNTFQLEQAFVNDPELSGSLRTEVLHFERLSYRVFQEVGGLMEQQLSKAGTEMMIYDIIQQHQTELKLYRSQVKYYGFSEKLYEQIQDFKKYAVSPEQLEEYIAANHLQTRTKHKLQDIALIYKHLEDRINGEYVSTEDSLQRFITMMDQSEWLKRAEIYIDGFHNFSTLEYQIIRSLVSYAKKVTVVLTTDGDKDTFSLFRKPSESLTHIEDIANDLNIKVNTKRFNETNRFNNSDLKHLEHNFNALQFEPISAQGNIEILEASVMREEINEVARRILRENREQGRRFQDIAILYRDESYAYLMESILPQYDIPYNIDIKESMTHHPVMEMMRSLIEVIQTNWNFDPLMRLFKTNILSKKFKDSHYLIDILENFVLERGIYGKRWIDEKYFHVEQFRKMGLKRQPLTDEERETFERVIQMKTDVIDKVMMFESKMNNATTAIEFATAFYEAIETFDLPSQLMTDRDTLDVEGEHKKAEEIDQIWNGFIQTLDDLVTVFGEQTMTQTRFLELFDIGLEQLEFVMIPQTIDQVSIGTMDLAKVDNKAHVYLVGVNDGVMPQTVASSSLITDDEKKYFQEQSTIELSPTADILQMDEAFVCYIAMTRSRIAVTFSYSLMGTSGDEKEPSPFLNQIQQLYTNLDIQNIHHQHQANPLSLMEHPHQTKIALFESLKAWLDDEIVADTWLDTYQVMRDDDNLNDGLSYLLSALTYDNETVQLSESLSSDLYGKTINASVSRFEGYQACPFKHFASHGLRLNERTKYKLENFDLGDIFHQVLKFISEKVNGDFKNLNTKQIHKLTLEALSEILPEVQFNLLNSTAYYRYLSQRIGAIVETTLTALKYQGSHTKFTPQRFEAGFRRKPRDNSELLAEPLKTTQGVPINIRGQIDRIDTYQQGDQSFVNIIDYKSSKYSGTLDLTKVYYGMQMQMMTYMDIVLQNKSRLGLTEMTKPGGLLYFHVHEPRIKLAWNQLNEDKRDTEFINSFKLSGLLNSDESVLDAFDTRLEPSYNSDIVPLGLKKDGGIKSNSKVADEETIYKLIKHNKKNFIETASSIMDGHTEVAPMKYNQTLPCEFCNYKSVCHVDGAIDSKRYRTVDESINPLEAVQNVELESEEDEL; from the coding sequence ATGGAATTAAATGCTTATATTGGAAGAGCAGGAACAGGGAAGTCACATGAAATCATTGAAGAAATTAAAAGTAAAATGAAACAAGATCCACTAGGCGATCCCATTGTATTAATTGCTCCTACGCAAAATACTTTTCAACTCGAACAAGCATTTGTAAACGATCCTGAACTAAGTGGTAGTCTTAGAACAGAAGTGCTACACTTTGAACGTTTGAGTTACCGTGTGTTTCAAGAAGTCGGTGGCTTGATGGAACAACAGTTATCAAAAGCAGGTACAGAGATGATGATTTATGATATCATCCAACAACATCAAACAGAGTTGAAGCTCTATCGCTCTCAAGTTAAATACTATGGTTTTAGTGAAAAACTTTATGAACAAATACAAGATTTTAAAAAATATGCAGTTTCTCCAGAACAATTAGAGGAATATATAGCTGCAAATCACTTACAAACACGCACGAAACATAAATTGCAAGACATCGCGCTTATTTATAAGCATTTAGAAGATAGAATAAATGGTGAATATGTGTCAACTGAGGATTCTCTTCAACGTTTTATAACGATGATGGATCAATCTGAGTGGTTGAAGCGAGCCGAAATATATATCGATGGTTTTCATAACTTTTCGACGTTAGAATATCAAATTATTCGTAGCTTAGTAAGTTATGCGAAAAAGGTTACCGTAGTATTAACTACAGACGGGGACAAAGATACGTTTAGTTTATTTAGAAAACCATCTGAATCTTTAACGCATATTGAAGACATCGCGAATGATTTGAATATTAAGGTCAACACTAAACGTTTTAATGAAACAAATCGGTTTAATAATAGTGATTTAAAACATTTAGAGCATAACTTTAACGCATTACAATTTGAGCCAATCTCGGCACAAGGCAATATTGAAATTTTAGAGGCATCTGTAATGCGCGAAGAAATTAATGAAGTAGCTCGTCGTATTTTGAGAGAAAATCGCGAACAAGGTAGACGTTTTCAAGATATCGCAATTTTGTATAGAGATGAGTCTTATGCATATTTAATGGAATCGATATTACCGCAATACGATATTCCATACAATATAGATATTAAAGAATCTATGACGCATCACCCAGTAATGGAAATGATGCGCTCACTTATTGAAGTCATACAAACAAATTGGAATTTTGATCCACTTATGCGTCTGTTTAAGACAAATATACTTTCTAAAAAGTTTAAAGATAGTCATTATCTTATTGATATTTTAGAAAACTTTGTACTGGAACGTGGAATTTATGGCAAACGCTGGATTGATGAAAAATATTTCCATGTTGAACAATTTAGAAAAATGGGATTAAAGCGCCAGCCATTAACTGATGAAGAACGTGAAACGTTTGAACGTGTAATTCAAATGAAAACAGATGTGATTGATAAAGTGATGATGTTTGAATCGAAAATGAATAATGCTACAACTGCAATTGAATTTGCGACAGCCTTTTATGAAGCTATAGAAACATTCGATTTACCTAGTCAATTGATGACAGACCGAGACACATTAGATGTTGAGGGCGAACATAAAAAAGCAGAAGAAATTGACCAGATATGGAATGGTTTTATTCAAACATTGGATGATTTAGTTACTGTTTTTGGCGAACAGACTATGACTCAAACACGTTTTTTAGAATTGTTTGATATTGGCTTAGAGCAATTAGAATTTGTGATGATACCGCAAACGATTGATCAAGTGAGTATAGGGACGATGGATTTAGCTAAAGTTGATAACAAAGCACATGTATACCTTGTCGGTGTAAATGATGGGGTCATGCCACAAACCGTTGCATCATCGAGTTTGATTACAGACGACGAAAAGAAATACTTCCAAGAACAGTCAACGATAGAATTGAGCCCTACAGCAGATATATTACAAATGGATGAAGCGTTTGTGTGCTACATTGCTATGACAAGAAGCCGTATAGCTGTTACATTTTCTTATTCTTTGATGGGAACAAGCGGAGATGAAAAAGAACCGAGCCCATTTTTAAATCAAATTCAACAGTTATATACAAATCTAGATATTCAAAATATTCATCATCAACATCAAGCTAATCCATTATCACTAATGGAACATCCACATCAAACTAAAATTGCATTATTTGAATCGTTAAAAGCATGGTTAGATGATGAGATTGTGGCTGATACATGGTTAGACACATATCAAGTGATGAGAGACGATGACAATTTAAATGATGGTTTGAGTTACTTATTATCGGCATTAACGTATGATAATGAAACGGTCCAATTAAGTGAATCATTGTCTTCAGATTTATATGGAAAGACGATTAATGCAAGTGTATCCAGATTTGAAGGATATCAAGCTTGTCCATTTAAACATTTTGCCTCACATGGTTTACGACTTAACGAACGTACAAAATACAAACTTGAAAATTTTGATTTAGGTGATATTTTTCACCAAGTGTTGAAATTCATTTCAGAAAAAGTGAATGGTGACTTTAAAAACTTAAATACGAAACAAATTCATAAATTAACATTAGAAGCTTTATCTGAAATATTACCTGAAGTTCAATTTAACTTGTTGAATTCAACGGCTTACTATCGTTATTTATCACAACGAATCGGCGCTATTGTTGAGACCACTTTGACTGCGCTCAAATATCAAGGTAGTCACACAAAATTCACGCCACAACGTTTCGAAGCAGGATTTAGAAGAAAACCGCGTGATAATAGTGAATTGTTAGCTGAGCCATTGAAGACAACACAAGGCGTTCCAATCAATATTCGTGGACAAATTGATCGTATAGATACATATCAGCAAGGTGATCAAAGTTTTGTGAATATTATTGATTATAAGTCTTCAAAATATAGTGGGACACTAGATTTGACTAAAGTCTATTATGGTATGCAAATGCAAATGATGACGTATATGGATATTGTGTTACAAAATAAATCACGTCTTGGTTTAACAGAGATGACTAAACCAGGAGGACTTTTATATTTTCATGTTCATGAACCGCGTATTAAATTAGCGTGGAACCAATTAAATGAAGATAAAAGAGATACGGAGTTTATTAATTCGTTTAAATTAAGTGGGTTATTAAATAGTGATGAATCAGTATTAGATGCTTTTGATACAAGATTAGAGCCAAGTTATAATTCTGATATTGTACCACTTGGATTGAAAAAAGATGGCGGAATTAAAAGTAACAGTAAAGTTGCAGATGAAGAAACAATTTATAAATTAATAAAGCATAATAAAAAGAATTTTATTGAAACTGCCTCCAGTATTATGGATGGTCATACAGAAGTTGCACCAATGAAATATAATCAAACATTACCTTGTGAATTTTGTAATTATAAATCTGTATGTCATGTAGATGGTGCTATTGATAGCAAACGTTATCGTACTGTAGACGAGTCGATTAATCCGTTAGAAGCAGTGCAAAATGTGGAGTTAGAAAGTGAGGAAGATGAATTATGA
- a CDS encoding argininosuccinate synthase, whose protein sequence is MKEKIVLAYSGGLDTSVAVKWLLDKGYDVVACCLDVGEGKDLDIVHQKALDMGASECHIIDATEEFSQDFVSYAIKGNLMYEGTYPLVSALSRPLISKKLVEIASKTNSVGIAHGCTGKGNDQVRFEVAIKALDPELKVFAPVREWAWSREEEIDYAIKHNIPVPIQHDSPYSIDQNLWGRSNECGILEDPYATPPEDAYDLTNPIENTPDESDEIVLSFEQGIPTALDGQSYKLSELILYLNKLAGKHGIGRIDHVENRLVGIKSREVYETPAAEVIVKAHKALETITLTKDVAHFKPVIEKQFSEQIYNGLWFSPLTDSLKVFVDSTQQYVTGDVRIKLYKGNAIVNGRKSPHTLYNEKLATYTKEDAFNQESAVGFIDIFGLPTKVNSMLHGGYNDEQ, encoded by the coding sequence ATGAAAGAGAAAATAGTATTAGCATATTCAGGCGGTTTAGACACAAGTGTTGCAGTAAAATGGTTATTAGATAAAGGTTACGACGTTGTAGCTTGTTGTTTAGACGTAGGTGAAGGTAAGGATTTAGACATCGTTCATCAAAAAGCATTAGATATGGGGGCAAGTGAATGTCACATTATTGATGCTACTGAAGAATTCAGTCAAGATTTCGTATCATATGCAATTAAAGGTAATTTAATGTATGAAGGTACTTATCCATTAGTATCTGCATTATCAAGACCTTTAATTTCAAAAAAATTAGTTGAAATTGCTAGCAAAACAAATTCAGTTGGTATTGCACACGGTTGTACTGGTAAAGGTAATGACCAAGTTCGTTTTGAAGTAGCAATTAAAGCTTTGGATCCAGAACTAAAAGTATTTGCTCCAGTTAGAGAATGGGCTTGGAGCCGTGAAGAAGAAATAGATTATGCAATTAAACATAATATCCCAGTACCGATTCAACACGATTCACCTTATTCAATAGACCAAAACTTATGGGGTAGAAGTAACGAATGTGGTATTCTCGAAGATCCATATGCCACACCACCAGAAGATGCATATGACTTAACTAATCCAATAGAAAATACACCTGACGAATCAGATGAAATTGTACTTTCATTTGAGCAAGGTATCCCTACTGCTTTAGACGGTCAATCATATAAATTAAGTGAACTCATTTTATATTTAAATAAATTAGCTGGTAAACATGGTATTGGTAGAATTGACCATGTAGAAAATAGACTTGTAGGTATTAAATCAAGAGAAGTCTATGAAACACCTGCAGCTGAAGTAATTGTAAAAGCGCACAAAGCACTTGAAACAATTACCCTTACAAAAGATGTAGCACATTTCAAACCAGTAATCGAAAAACAATTCTCAGAACAAATTTATAATGGCTTATGGTTCTCTCCATTAACAGATAGCTTAAAAGTATTCGTCGATAGTACGCAACAATATGTTACAGGTGATGTACGTATTAAATTATACAAAGGTAATGCAATCGTTAATGGCAGAAAATCGCCACATACACTATATAATGAAAAATTAGCTACTTATACAAAAGAAGACGCGTTTAATCAAGAATCAGCAGTTGGTTTCATCGATATCTTTGGCCTACCTACTAAAGTGAATTCTATGTTACATGGCGGATATAACGATGAGCAGTAA
- a CDS encoding TVP38/TMEM64 family protein — translation MTEEQVQYWFDLFGNLGYIVGFLLPFIEAFIPILPIIVFVIVNVNAYGFIIGTLLAWMGTVAGSYIVFLFFRRLTHTRYMKKIQQRTSVQRLIHFIDRKGVLPIFILMCFPFTPSALVNIVASLSHIKAHAYLTVLIASKFVMIGLVGWLGNDITTLFTSPTRLITIIIVILIVWFVGRKIEKHFMHSSEE, via the coding sequence ATGACAGAAGAACAAGTACAATATTGGTTTGATTTATTCGGAAACCTAGGATATATTGTAGGTTTTTTATTGCCATTTATTGAAGCTTTTATTCCTATTTTGCCAATCATTGTATTTGTCATTGTTAACGTTAATGCATATGGTTTTATAATCGGAACTTTATTGGCTTGGATGGGTACAGTGGCTGGTAGTTATATCGTGTTCCTATTTTTTAGAAGGCTTACGCATACACGTTATATGAAGAAAATACAACAACGTACCTCTGTTCAGAGATTGATACATTTCATTGATAGAAAAGGCGTTCTTCCAATTTTTATTTTAATGTGTTTTCCATTTACACCAAGTGCGCTAGTCAATATTGTCGCAAGTTTATCGCATATTAAAGCACATGCCTATTTGACCGTTCTTATAGCTTCAAAATTTGTAATGATTGGGCTTGTAGGTTGGTTGGGGAATGATATTACAACTTTATTCACAAGCCCTACAAGATTGATAACTATCATCATCGTCATTTTAATAGTATGGTTTGTAGGACGAAAAATCGAGAAACATTTTATGCATTCTTCAGAGGAGTGA
- the argH gene encoding argininosuccinate lyase gives MSSKAWGGRFSEQPEAWVDEFNASIHFDKALIEYDVQGSIAHATMLAKQGIISDSDCEQIIDGLNAILADYKQGNLNLDVSLEDIHLNIEHELIKRIGDAGGRLHTGRSRNDQVATDMHLYTKEEVNYLIESITAFQQTIVKVAEAHVDTIMPGYTHLQRAQPISFAHHILTYYWMLERDKSRFQDSLKRIDISPLGAAALSGTTYPIDRHETQSLLNFSALYENSMDAVSDRDYIVETLHNISLTMVHLSRFAEEIIFWSSAEANFITLSDAFSTGSSIMPQKKNPDMAELIRGKVGRTTGNLMSMLMTLKGLPLAYNKDMQEDKEGLFDAVHTLKGSLRIFEGMVDTMTVNVNHLQETVYNDFSNATELADYLVNKGVPFRNAHEIVGKIVLWSIQHNVYLLDVPLEEYQNAHASIESDIYDYLKPENCVSRRISYGSTGQEAVKQQINIIKQQL, from the coding sequence ATGAGCAGTAAAGCTTGGGGTGGTAGATTTAGTGAACAACCAGAAGCATGGGTCGATGAATTCAATGCTTCTATCCACTTTGACAAAGCATTAATCGAATACGATGTCCAAGGTAGTATTGCTCACGCAACGATGTTAGCCAAACAAGGTATTATTTCTGATTCAGACTGTGAACAAATTATAGATGGCTTAAATGCTATTTTAGCTGATTATAAACAAGGTAATTTAAACTTAGACGTTTCTTTAGAAGATATTCACTTAAATATTGAACATGAATTAATTAAACGTATCGGTGATGCTGGTGGCAGATTACACACTGGCCGTAGTAGAAATGATCAAGTCGCTACTGATATGCATTTATATACAAAAGAAGAAGTTAACTACTTAATTGAATCTATCACTGCTTTCCAACAAACTATTGTAAAAGTTGCTGAAGCACATGTTGATACAATTATGCCTGGTTATACGCATTTACAAAGAGCACAACCAATATCGTTTGCACATCATATATTGACGTATTATTGGATGTTAGAAAGAGATAAATCACGTTTCCAAGATAGCTTAAAGCGTATTGACATCTCCCCTCTTGGTGCAGCTGCATTAAGTGGTACTACTTATCCAATTGATCGTCATGAAACACAATCTTTATTAAACTTTAGCGCACTTTATGAAAATAGTATGGATGCTGTAAGTGATAGAGATTATATTGTTGAAACGTTACACAACATTTCATTAACTATGGTTCACCTTTCTCGTTTTGCTGAAGAAATTATTTTTTGGTCATCAGCAGAAGCAAATTTCATAACTTTATCCGACGCATTTTCAACTGGTTCTTCTATCATGCCACAGAAGAAAAATCCTGATATGGCAGAATTAATTAGAGGTAAAGTTGGACGTACGACAGGTAATCTTATGAGTATGCTTATGACACTTAAAGGTTTGCCTTTAGCATACAATAAAGATATGCAAGAAGATAAAGAAGGACTCTTTGATGCTGTGCATACACTTAAAGGTTCTCTACGTATCTTCGAAGGCATGGTCGATACAATGACTGTGAATGTGAATCACTTACAAGAAACAGTCTACAATGATTTTTCAAATGCAACAGAACTTGCAGATTACTTAGTCAACAAAGGTGTGCCATTTAGAAATGCACATGAGATCGTCGGTAAAATTGTGCTTTGGTCTATACAACATAACGTTTATTTACTAGACGTTCCGTTAGAAGAATATCAAAACGCGCATGCTAGTATCGAATCGGACATTTATGATTACTTAAAACCTGAAAACTGTGTAAGTCGTAGAATCAGTTATGGTTCAACGGGACAAGAAGCAGTAAAACAACAAATCAATATAATAAAGCAACAACTTTAG
- the lepB gene encoding signal peptidase I gives MRFILKHLISIIFAIIIVLLIQAFVITGAVIKNDWMAPNLKQDDRIIVNKIKTTFNILDNNDIIMYRKGDEIQFSRIIGKPGQSIAYKNGTLYRDDRAVDEPYASNSINDLSLRNIQQSEGDIIPPNAYFVLNDNRENKQDSRTTGFIQKEDIIGNVSLRYFPFEKFTVNFN, from the coding sequence GTGCGATTCATATTAAAACATTTGATTTCCATAATATTTGCGATTATTATTGTACTATTGATACAAGCGTTTGTAATTACAGGCGCCGTCATTAAAAATGATTGGATGGCTCCGAACCTTAAACAAGATGATCGAATTATTGTAAATAAGATTAAAACTACATTTAACATATTAGATAATAATGATATTATAATGTATCGTAAAGGCGATGAAATTCAATTCAGTAGAATTATTGGTAAACCTGGTCAATCTATTGCATATAAGAACGGGACGTTATACAGAGATGACAGGGCAGTGGATGAGCCTTATGCGAGTAATAGTATAAATGATTTATCACTTAGAAATATTCAGCAATCTGAAGGAGATATCATTCCACCGAATGCTTATTTTGTACTCAATGATAATCGTGAAAATAAACAAGATTCTAGAACGACTGGATTTATACAAAAAGAAGACATTATTGGAAATGTGAGTTTGAGGTATTTCCCATTTGAAAAATTCACAGTGAACTTTAATTAA
- a CDS encoding glucose-6-phosphate isomerase translates to MTHIQLDYGKTLEFFGEHELQQQKDIVKSIHKTIHEGTGAGSDFLGWIDLPVDYDKEEFSRILEASKRVKENTDVFVVIGIGGSYLGARAAIEMLTSSFRNSDEYPEIVFVGNHLSSTYTQELIDYLDGKDFSVNVISKSGTTTEPAVAFRLFKQLLENKYGKDEAKKRIFATTDKEKGALKELATNEGYETFVVPDDIGGRYSVLTAVGLLPIAVAGIDIKAMMEGAAKAREELSSENIEDNIAYQYATIRNVLYAKGYDTEMLINYDPSMQYFNEWWKQLFGESEGKDFKGIYPSSANYTTDLHSLGQYVQEGRRFLFETVVKVNNPKHNITIEEDNDNLDGLNYLAGKTIDEVNTKAFEGTLLAHTDGGVPNIVVDIPRLDEETFGYIVYFFELACTMSGYQLGVNPFNQPGVEAYKQNMFALLGKPGFEDKKAELEKRL, encoded by the coding sequence ATGACTCATATTCAATTAGATTATGGTAAAACTTTAGAATTTTTTGGAGAACACGAACTACAACAACAAAAAGATATCGTTAAATCAATTCATAAAACAATTCATGAAGGAACAGGCGCTGGTAGTGATTTCTTAGGTTGGATAGACCTTCCTGTTGATTATGATAAAGAAGAGTTTTCACGTATTTTAGAAGCTTCTAAACGTGTTAAAGAAAATACAGATGTATTTGTAGTAATTGGTATCGGCGGTTCATATTTAGGTGCACGTGCAGCTATTGAAATGTTAACTTCTTCATTTAGAAATAGTGATGAATATCCAGAAATCGTATTTGTAGGTAATCATTTATCTTCAACATATACACAAGAGCTAATTGATTATTTAGATGGAAAAGATTTCTCAGTCAATGTAATTTCAAAATCTGGTACAACAACTGAACCAGCAGTCGCATTCAGATTGTTTAAACAATTACTTGAAAATAAATATGGCAAAGATGAAGCGAAAAAACGTATTTTTGCAACTACAGATAAAGAAAAAGGTGCATTAAAAGAATTAGCTACAAATGAAGGCTATGAAACATTTGTTGTACCTGACGATATTGGTGGTCGTTATTCAGTATTAACTGCAGTGGGCTTATTACCAATTGCAGTTGCTGGAATTGATATTAAAGCAATGATGGAAGGTGCAGCTAAAGCACGTGAAGAATTGTCATCAGAAAACATAGAAGACAATATTGCTTATCAATATGCAACTATCCGTAACGTTTTATATGCAAAAGGTTATGACACTGAAATGTTAATCAACTACGATCCTTCAATGCAATATTTCAATGAATGGTGGAAACAATTATTTGGCGAATCTGAAGGTAAAGACTTCAAAGGTATTTATCCTTCAAGTGCAAACTATACAACAGATTTACATTCTCTTGGCCAATATGTTCAAGAAGGACGTCGTTTCTTATTTGAAACAGTAGTAAAAGTAAATAATCCAAAACATAACATTACTATAGAAGAAGATAATGATAATTTAGATGGATTAAATTACTTAGCAGGTAAAACAATAGACGAAGTTAATACAAAAGCTTTTGAAGGTACACTATTAGCGCATACAGATGGTGGCGTTCCAAACATTGTTGTTGATATTCCTCGTTTAGATGAAGAAACATTTGGTTATATCGTTTACTTCTTCGAATTGGCTTGTACAATGAGTGGTTACCAATTAGGTGTGAATCCATTCAACCAACCAGGCGTTGAAGCATACAAACAAAATATGTTTGCTTTATTAGGTAAACCTGGATTTGAAGATAAAAAAGCAGAATTAGAAAAACGTTTATAA
- the lepB gene encoding signal peptidase I — MKKEILEWIVSIVVAVALVLLIVNFVAKPYTVKGDSMDPTLKDGERVMVNLFGYKFGDIKNGNVIVFHANKESDYVKRVIGTAGDNIEYKKDKLFVNGKEVEEPYLDSNKKNKQYEYITGSFETKDLNQVDGKNKIPEDKLLVLGDNREVSKDSRSFGLIDEDQVVGKVAFSFWPLNEMKFGFDPDTDQDK, encoded by the coding sequence TTGAAAAAAGAGATATTGGAATGGATTGTGTCGATTGTCGTTGCAGTGGCATTGGTATTACTAATTGTAAATTTTGTGGCAAAACCATATACAGTTAAAGGTGACTCCATGGATCCTACGCTAAAAGACGGCGAACGTGTCATGGTCAATTTATTTGGTTATAAATTTGGCGATATAAAAAACGGTAATGTCATTGTCTTTCATGCAAATAAAGAAAGCGACTATGTTAAACGTGTTATCGGAACTGCTGGCGATAATATTGAATACAAAAAAGACAAATTGTTTGTTAATGGTAAAGAAGTAGAAGAACCATATTTAGATTCAAACAAAAAAAATAAACAATATGAATATATTACAGGCAGCTTTGAAACAAAAGATTTAAACCAAGTAGATGGGAAAAATAAAATTCCTGAAGACAAGCTACTTGTGCTCGGTGATAATCGTGAAGTAAGTAAAGATAGCCGCTCATTTGGTTTAATAGACGAAGATCAAGTGGTTGGTAAAGTAGCATTTAGTTTCTGGCCACTTAATGAAATGAAATTTGGATTTGATCCTGATACAGATCAAGATAAATAA
- a CDS encoding glycerophosphodiester phosphodiesterase, translated as MKHVSKFIISSIAVTSLLSLGASPEIHASGKGSQMENQNASHSQQSAHSNGINNKQNELHNLTGEKFTTIAHRGASGYAPEHTLAAYDKSHNAIGASYIEIDLQMTKDGHLVAMHDETVDRTTNGTGRVDQYTLKELKQLDAGSKFNAENPQYANSNYEGVQVPTLDEIFQRYGSGANYYIETKSPDVYPGMEEKLLDTLNKHNLLNSDSLENGHVMLQSFSQESLLKLQNLNPNIPLVRLLDKGELPSMTQQDFNAIKQYAVGVGPEHTDLTKQNVHNLKKAGLLVHPFTVNEKADMQRLNEYGVNGVFTNYPDLYKQVINENETQAK; from the coding sequence ATGAAACACGTCAGTAAATTTATCATTTCAAGTATTGCAGTAACATCATTATTGAGTCTCGGTGCATCTCCAGAGATTCACGCAAGTGGTAAAGGCAGTCAGATGGAAAATCAGAACGCTTCTCATTCACAACAAAGCGCTCATTCAAACGGTATAAATAATAAGCAGAACGAATTACATAATTTAACAGGTGAAAAATTCACAACAATCGCTCACAGAGGCGCAAGTGGCTACGCACCAGAGCATACCCTAGCGGCTTACGATAAGAGTCACAATGCCATAGGCGCATCATATATAGAAATTGATTTACAAATGACTAAAGATGGTCACCTCGTCGCAATGCATGATGAAACTGTTGATAGAACAACGAATGGTACAGGTAGAGTCGATCAATATACACTTAAAGAACTGAAACAATTAGATGCAGGAAGTAAATTTAATGCGGAAAATCCTCAATATGCAAATTCAAACTATGAAGGTGTCCAAGTACCGACATTAGATGAAATTTTCCAACGCTATGGTTCAGGTGCCAATTATTATATTGAAACAAAATCGCCTGATGTTTATCCTGGCATGGAAGAAAAACTTCTAGATACATTAAATAAACACAATTTATTAAATAGTGATTCGCTTGAAAATGGACATGTTATGCTTCAATCCTTTTCACAAGAAAGTTTATTAAAGCTACAAAACCTTAACCCTAACATACCGCTTGTACGCTTATTAGATAAGGGTGAATTACCTAGTATGACACAACAAGACTTTAATGCGATCAAACAATATGCAGTCGGCGTAGGACCTGAACATACAGATTTAACAAAACAAAATGTGCATAATCTCAAAAAAGCAGGTCTCTTAGTTCATCCGTTTACTGTTAATGAAAAAGCAGACATGCAACGACTCAATGAATATGGCGTAAATGGCGTCTTTACGAATTATCCAGATTTATACAAACAAGTAATTAATGAAAATGAAACACAAGCAAAATAA